The Listeria welshimeri serovar 6b str. SLCC5334 genome has a window encoding:
- the ftsY gene encoding signal recognition particle-docking protein FtsY, protein MTFFKKLKDKITQQTDAVSGKFKDGLSKTRGNFSGKINEMVARYRKVDEDFFEELEEILIGADVGFETVMELVDALRREVQLRNISDPKDVQEVIVEKLVDIYQGDENEDETLNIEENGLTVILFVGVNGVGKTTSIGKMAHRFKQEGKKVMLAAGDTFRAGAIDQLEVWGERTGVDVIKQAEGSDPAAVMFDAVQAAKARKADILLCDTAGRLQNKVNLMNELEKVKRVITREIPNAPHEVLLVLDATTGQNAFVQAKQFKETTDVTGIILTKLDGTAKGGIVIAIRNELDIPVKFVGLGEQMDDLQAFDANEYVYGLFADMVDNEK, encoded by the coding sequence ATGACCTTTTTTAAAAAATTAAAAGATAAAATTACCCAGCAAACCGATGCTGTTTCTGGAAAATTTAAAGATGGCTTATCCAAAACTCGCGGTAACTTTTCCGGGAAAATCAATGAAATGGTCGCTCGTTATCGTAAAGTAGATGAAGATTTCTTTGAAGAATTAGAAGAAATTCTTATTGGAGCAGATGTTGGTTTTGAAACGGTTATGGAACTAGTCGATGCACTACGACGTGAAGTGCAACTTAGAAATATTAGCGATCCGAAAGATGTCCAAGAAGTTATTGTCGAGAAGTTAGTCGATATTTATCAAGGCGACGAAAATGAAGACGAAACACTAAACATCGAAGAAAACGGTCTAACTGTTATTTTATTTGTTGGAGTGAATGGTGTTGGTAAAACGACCTCTATTGGCAAAATGGCACATCGTTTTAAACAAGAAGGTAAAAAAGTGATGTTAGCAGCTGGTGATACGTTCCGAGCTGGCGCGATTGACCAACTAGAAGTCTGGGGCGAGCGAACGGGTGTGGATGTGATTAAACAAGCCGAGGGGAGCGACCCTGCGGCAGTTATGTTTGATGCTGTTCAAGCTGCAAAAGCAAGAAAAGCAGATATTTTACTTTGTGACACAGCTGGCCGACTGCAAAATAAAGTCAATCTTATGAACGAACTTGAAAAAGTAAAACGTGTTATTACACGGGAAATTCCAAATGCGCCACATGAAGTTTTACTAGTACTTGATGCGACAACCGGTCAAAACGCGTTCGTTCAAGCCAAACAATTTAAAGAAACAACGGACGTAACCGGGATTATTTTAACTAAACTAGATGGAACTGCAAAAGGTGGAATTGTTATCGCTATCCGCAATGAACTTGATATTCCAGTAAAATTTGTTGGTCTTGGGGAACAAATGGACGACTTACAAGCCTTTGATGCAAATGAATATGTTTATGGCTTATTTGCTGATATGGTTGATAACGAAAAATAA
- the smc gene encoding chromosome segregation protein SMC, whose protein sequence is MLLKRLEMNGFKSFADKVAIDFVPGMTAVVGPNGSGKSNITEAIRWVLGEQSAKSLRGGRMGDVIFAGSDTRKPINFAEVSLVLENEDHFLPLDYSEVAVTRRIYRNGDSEFLINKENCRLKDIVDLFMDSGLGRESFSIISQGKIDEILNSKPEERRSIFEEAAGVLKYKHRKKQAENKLFETEENLNRVQDILYELEGQLEPLEMQASIAKDYLFQQEELEKYEVTLLASEISSLTTKLAEVRQEFGENQTVLIKLREELHAEEAVISHEKQMLNEADIALESLQERLLVETEKLEQLEGERNLHLERKKHSSENEQVYAETLATITEKITALEEQKELLTNAKIEKETALEIAIKSKKELEVTLAKYDDLSEEAIESRKSDYIDLRHTQTTINNDLGYIERQIGQITGRIDKLDLENSQHVDERKDMLAQIDTTKTHLTNIQNELKEQMEIYREVQQTLAKQEAVFETQERALYKHYETVQQMKSRKDTLEELADDYAGFFQGVREVLKAKKEIPGILGALVELIDIPAKYQQAMETALGASAQNVVVEDDRVAREAISFLKKTKSGRATFLPLSTIQPRELPAATKNALNNQPAFIALASEVISFDERVSPVILNALGTTILAKDLKGANTLARLVNFRYRIVTLEGDVVNAGGSMTGGATKGGKSSILTRKHELGQLAEKIAELNESTRELESAVQLAKDSMTKKREELEETRVIGENLRLQEKELLGKLDRETENLDRFNKQLQLYDIEKADGSEELNTLLERKEALQQEQTATMKKIEATDEEIKEMTSSSKALESKRSADLEGLSSLKAQIAAKKEQLQSAVEAVDRVTTTLYENYEQKEAAEQKLASLKTNLTSVHTSEETARKSIEELRKAKAETSEKLNQTRHTRAALQEKIELLEAELTQKNNQISFYVEQKNNAEISIGRLEVDISNRIDRLQEAYLLTPEQAEEKILPEVDTEQARSKVRLLKRSIDELGIVNIGAIEEFDRIQERFDFLTGQQADLLAAKETLFKVMDEMDEEMKIRFSESFEAIKTEFAIVFPELFGGGSAELVLLDPENLLTTGIDIVVQPPGKKLQNLSLRSGGERALTAIALLFAIIRVRPVPFCILDEVEAALDEANVTRFSRYLKQFESGTQFIVITHRKGTMEEADVLYGVTMQESGVSKLVSVRLEETAELIK, encoded by the coding sequence ATGTTATTAAAACGATTAGAAATGAATGGCTTTAAATCTTTTGCTGATAAAGTTGCGATAGATTTCGTGCCCGGCATGACTGCAGTTGTAGGGCCAAATGGCAGTGGAAAAAGTAATATTACTGAAGCTATCCGCTGGGTTCTTGGCGAGCAGTCCGCTAAATCGCTCCGTGGTGGCCGAATGGGAGATGTTATTTTCGCAGGAAGTGATACACGTAAACCTATTAATTTTGCGGAAGTATCACTTGTTCTTGAGAATGAAGACCATTTTTTACCACTTGATTATAGCGAAGTAGCTGTTACTAGACGTATTTATCGCAATGGTGATAGTGAATTTTTGATTAATAAAGAGAATTGTCGACTGAAGGATATTGTCGATTTATTTATGGATTCTGGACTTGGAAGAGAATCCTTTTCGATTATTTCGCAAGGGAAAATTGATGAAATTTTAAATAGTAAGCCAGAAGAACGCCGCTCGATATTTGAAGAGGCCGCTGGTGTGTTGAAATATAAGCATCGGAAAAAACAAGCAGAAAATAAATTATTTGAAACCGAAGAAAATTTAAATCGGGTACAAGACATATTGTATGAATTAGAGGGGCAATTAGAGCCTCTTGAAATGCAAGCTTCCATTGCCAAAGATTATTTATTCCAACAAGAAGAATTGGAAAAATACGAAGTGACATTACTGGCAAGTGAAATCAGTTCCCTGACAACCAAACTAGCCGAAGTCCGTCAAGAATTTGGTGAAAATCAAACCGTTTTAATTAAGTTACGTGAAGAATTACATGCAGAAGAAGCAGTTATTTCCCATGAAAAACAGATGTTGAATGAAGCGGATATTGCGCTTGAAAGTTTGCAAGAGCGCCTTTTAGTAGAAACCGAAAAATTGGAACAACTAGAAGGAGAACGAAATCTTCATTTAGAACGTAAAAAACACAGTAGTGAAAACGAACAAGTATATGCAGAAACTTTAGCGACTATTACTGAAAAAATTACTGCTCTTGAAGAACAAAAAGAATTATTAACAAATGCAAAAATCGAAAAAGAAACTGCACTTGAAATCGCGATAAAATCAAAAAAAGAATTAGAAGTAACACTCGCAAAATATGATGATTTATCCGAAGAAGCCATTGAAAGTCGTAAAAGTGATTACATTGATTTACGCCATACACAAACTACCATTAATAATGATTTAGGCTATATTGAACGCCAAATTGGTCAAATTACTGGTCGAATTGATAAATTAGATTTAGAAAATAGCCAGCATGTGGATGAAAGAAAAGATATGCTAGCTCAAATCGACACTACAAAAACACATCTAACGAATATCCAAAATGAACTAAAAGAACAAATGGAAATTTACCGAGAAGTGCAACAAACTTTAGCAAAACAAGAAGCTGTATTTGAAACACAAGAGCGTGCCTTATATAAACATTATGAAACAGTACAACAAATGAAATCTCGGAAAGACACATTAGAAGAATTAGCAGATGATTATGCGGGATTTTTCCAAGGTGTACGAGAAGTATTAAAGGCAAAAAAAGAAATTCCAGGTATTTTGGGGGCTTTAGTAGAACTTATTGACATTCCAGCGAAATATCAACAAGCAATGGAAACCGCGCTTGGTGCAAGTGCACAAAACGTGGTGGTAGAAGATGACCGTGTTGCTCGCGAAGCAATCAGTTTTTTAAAGAAAACGAAAAGTGGTCGTGCCACATTTTTACCGCTCTCAACGATTCAACCAAGAGAACTTCCGGCAGCAACAAAAAATGCGCTAAATAACCAACCGGCTTTTATTGCACTTGCTAGCGAAGTAATTTCTTTTGATGAAAGAGTTTCCCCAGTAATTCTAAATGCGCTTGGTACAACCATTTTAGCAAAAGATCTAAAAGGAGCAAATACTTTAGCGCGCCTAGTAAATTTTAGATATCGCATTGTGACACTTGAAGGTGACGTGGTAAATGCCGGTGGATCTATGACTGGTGGCGCAACTAAAGGCGGAAAATCGTCTATCTTAACAAGAAAACATGAATTAGGCCAATTAGCTGAAAAAATTGCCGAATTAAATGAATCTACACGAGAACTTGAATCAGCAGTTCAACTTGCCAAAGATAGCATGACTAAAAAACGAGAAGAACTGGAAGAAACACGTGTTATCGGTGAAAATTTACGTTTACAAGAAAAAGAATTGCTTGGAAAATTAGACCGAGAAACAGAAAATCTAGATCGTTTTAATAAGCAATTACAACTTTATGATATTGAAAAGGCAGATGGCAGTGAAGAATTAAATACATTACTAGAACGCAAAGAAGCTTTACAACAAGAGCAAACAGCTACTATGAAAAAAATCGAAGCAACAGATGAAGAAATCAAAGAAATGACAAGCTCGAGCAAGGCATTAGAAAGTAAAAGGTCAGCTGATTTAGAAGGTTTATCCTCCTTAAAAGCACAAATTGCCGCTAAAAAAGAGCAGTTACAATCAGCAGTGGAAGCAGTGGACCGCGTGACAACAACGTTATATGAGAACTATGAACAAAAAGAAGCAGCGGAGCAAAAATTAGCTTCCTTGAAAACAAACTTAACGAGTGTTCATACAAGTGAAGAAACTGCCAGAAAATCTATTGAAGAACTACGCAAAGCAAAAGCTGAAACAAGCGAAAAACTAAATCAAACAAGACATACTCGTGCAGCACTTCAAGAAAAAATCGAACTATTAGAAGCCGAGTTAACGCAAAAAAATAACCAAATTAGTTTTTATGTGGAACAAAAAAATAATGCTGAGATTAGTATTGGTCGTTTGGAAGTAGATATATCTAACCGAATTGATCGTTTACAAGAAGCTTATTTATTAACACCAGAGCAAGCAGAAGAAAAAATCTTGCCGGAAGTGGACACGGAACAGGCTCGTTCGAAAGTTCGCTTATTAAAACGCTCGATTGATGAGCTAGGTATCGTTAATATTGGCGCTATCGAAGAATTCGACCGCATTCAAGAACGTTTTGACTTCTTAACTGGTCAACAAGCGGATCTTTTAGCTGCGAAAGAAACCCTATTTAAAGTGATGGATGAGATGGATGAAGAAATGAAAATCCGTTTCAGCGAAAGCTTTGAAGCAATTAAAACAGAATTTGCGATTGTTTTCCCAGAATTATTTGGTGGTGGTAGCGCAGAACTTGTCCTACTTGATCCGGAAAATTTACTGACTACAGGGATTGATATTGTCGTTCAGCCACCTGGGAAAAAATTACAAAACTTATCACTACGATCCGGTGGAGAACGTGCGTTAACCGCGATTGCTTTACTATTCGCTATCATTCGCGTTCGTCCAGTACCATTTTGTATTTTGGATGAAGTGGAAGCAGCCCTAGATGAAGCTAATGTGACGCGTTTTAGCCGCTATTTAAAACAATTTGAATCAGGCACTCAATTTATCGTTATCACGCACCGAAAAGGAACAATGGAAGAAGCAGATGTATTATACGGCGTCACTATGCAAGAATCCGGCGTTTCCAAACTAGTTTCGGTTCGCTTAGAAGAAACAGCCGAACTTATTAAATAA
- the rnc gene encoding ribonuclease III, protein MNQWEELQESVGFDFQDVELLKQAFTHSSYVNEHRRENVKDNERLEFLGDAVLELTVSNYLFNKYPDMAEGHMTKMRAAIVCEPSLVEFAEAIHFSKYIRLGKGEEKAGGRTRPALLADVFESFIGALYLDNGIDKVVTFLERVIFPKIDAGEYLQTVDYKTQLQEIVQRDRDVLIEYDILGETGPAHNKAFDAQVIVNGQVLGKGSGRTKKQAEQSAAQFAINQLTHR, encoded by the coding sequence ATGAATCAATGGGAAGAATTACAAGAAAGTGTCGGTTTTGATTTTCAAGATGTAGAATTATTAAAACAAGCATTTACGCATTCCTCATACGTGAATGAACATCGCCGGGAAAATGTGAAAGATAATGAACGCTTAGAATTTCTTGGTGATGCAGTTCTGGAGCTCACTGTATCTAATTATCTTTTTAATAAATATCCAGATATGGCAGAAGGACATATGACAAAAATGCGTGCAGCGATTGTTTGTGAACCATCTTTAGTGGAGTTTGCAGAAGCAATTCACTTTTCAAAATATATTCGTCTTGGTAAAGGGGAAGAAAAAGCAGGAGGTAGAACTCGTCCAGCGCTCCTTGCTGATGTATTTGAATCGTTTATTGGGGCACTTTATTTAGATAATGGTATTGATAAAGTAGTTACTTTTTTAGAGCGCGTTATTTTTCCAAAGATTGATGCAGGAGAATATTTGCAAACGGTCGATTATAAAACGCAACTACAAGAAATTGTTCAACGGGACCGGGATGTTTTAATCGAATATGATATTCTTGGTGAAACAGGACCAGCGCACAACAAAGCATTTGACGCACAAGTAATTGTTAACGGACAAGTACTTGGAAAAGGCAGCGGTAGAACAAAAAAACAAGCAGAACAAAGTGCGGCACAATTTGCGATTAATCAACTAACACACAGATAA
- a CDS encoding acyl carrier protein: MAEVLEKVTKIIVDRLGVEESKVTLEASFKDDLGADSLDVVELVMELEDEFGVEISDDDAANINTVGDAVKYIEENA; the protein is encoded by the coding sequence ATGGCAGAAGTATTAGAAAAAGTTACAAAAATCATCGTAGACCGTTTAGGTGTCGAGGAATCCAAAGTAACTTTAGAAGCTTCCTTCAAAGATGATCTAGGTGCAGATTCCCTAGACGTTGTTGAATTAGTTATGGAACTTGAAGACGAGTTCGGAGTTGAAATCTCTGATGACGACGCTGCGAACATTAACACAGTTGGTGATGCAGTGAAGTACATAGAGGAAAACGCATAA
- the fabG gene encoding 3-oxoacyl-[acyl-carrier-protein] reductase, producing MTLQGKVAVVTGASRGIGRDIAIKLAKEGANIFFNYNGSPEAAEETAKLVAAEGVEVEAMKANVAIAEDVDAFFKQAIERFGRVDILVNNAGITRDNLLMRMKEDEWDDVININLKGTFLCTKAVTRTMMKQRAGKIINMASVVGLIGNAGQANYVASKAGVIGLTKTTARELAPRGINVNAVAPGFITTEMTDKLDEKTKEAMLAQIPLGAYGTTEDIANAVLFLASDASKYITGQTLSVDGGMVM from the coding sequence ATGACTTTACAAGGAAAAGTAGCTGTAGTAACTGGTGCTTCACGCGGAATCGGTCGTGATATTGCCATCAAATTAGCGAAAGAAGGAGCAAATATTTTCTTCAACTATAACGGCAGCCCAGAAGCAGCGGAAGAAACAGCTAAACTTGTTGCTGCAGAAGGTGTGGAAGTAGAAGCGATGAAAGCAAATGTAGCAATCGCAGAAGATGTAGATGCGTTTTTTAAACAAGCCATAGAGCGTTTTGGCCGTGTCGACATTCTAGTGAATAATGCGGGAATTACTCGAGATAATTTATTAATGCGTATGAAAGAAGACGAATGGGATGACGTGATTAACATCAACCTAAAAGGTACTTTCCTTTGTACAAAAGCAGTGACACGGACCATGATGAAACAACGTGCTGGTAAAATCATTAATATGGCATCTGTCGTTGGATTAATTGGTAATGCTGGACAAGCAAATTATGTAGCAAGTAAAGCAGGAGTTATTGGGCTAACAAAAACCACTGCTCGTGAATTAGCTCCACGTGGAATTAATGTTAATGCGGTCGCTCCAGGCTTTATCACAACAGAAATGACCGACAAATTAGACGAAAAAACAAAAGAAGCTATGTTAGCGCAAATTCCATTGGGTGCTTATGGAACAACGGAAGATATTGCGAATGCCGTCCTTTTCTTAGCAAGCGACGCATCAAAGTATATTACTGGTCAAACTCTATCTGTTGATGGCGGAATGGTAATGTAA
- the fabD gene encoding ACP S-malonyltransferase, protein MTKIAFVFPGQGAQKIGMGQDVAAAYPEAKKIYDDADERLGFSITDIITEGPMELLTKSENAQPALVSTSVAILRALETYGVKADYVAGHSLGEYSALVAGGFLEASDAIYLVRKRGELMEKAVPNGAGAMAAVLGVDREALKEITEEVTKAGDAVQLANLNCPGQIVISGTTTGVEKAGEKAKANGAKRVLPLAVSGPFHSSLMEPAALAFRDILAEVEIADGKIPIVNNVDAKQTTDKAEISDKLIKQIYSPVLWEDIVEELIENGVDTFVEIGSGKVLAGLIKKINRDVTVLSAGDVESVKSVAETLKGE, encoded by the coding sequence ATGACTAAAATCGCATTCGTATTTCCTGGTCAAGGAGCACAAAAGATTGGCATGGGGCAAGATGTAGCAGCAGCATATCCTGAAGCAAAAAAAATCTATGATGACGCTGATGAAAGATTAGGTTTTTCCATCACAGACATCATTACAGAAGGACCAATGGAACTATTAACCAAATCTGAAAATGCTCAACCGGCGCTCGTTTCCACAAGTGTAGCAATTTTACGCGCATTAGAAACATATGGTGTGAAAGCAGATTACGTAGCTGGACACAGTCTTGGTGAATATAGCGCGCTTGTTGCAGGCGGATTTTTAGAAGCAAGTGATGCCATTTATCTTGTTCGTAAGCGCGGTGAATTAATGGAAAAAGCTGTACCAAATGGTGCTGGCGCAATGGCTGCGGTTCTCGGTGTAGACCGGGAAGCATTAAAAGAAATCACAGAAGAAGTAACAAAAGCAGGGGATGCAGTTCAACTAGCAAACCTCAATTGTCCAGGACAAATCGTTATTTCTGGAACAACTACTGGCGTTGAAAAAGCAGGCGAAAAAGCAAAAGCAAATGGAGCGAAACGTGTATTACCTCTTGCAGTTAGCGGACCATTCCATTCTAGCTTAATGGAACCAGCTGCACTTGCTTTCCGTGACATTTTAGCAGAAGTAGAAATCGCTGATGGTAAAATCCCAATTGTGAACAATGTAGATGCCAAACAAACAACCGATAAAGCTGAAATTAGCGATAAACTAATTAAACAAATCTATTCCCCTGTTTTATGGGAAGATATCGTAGAAGAGCTTATTGAAAACGGCGTAGATACTTTTGTGGAAATAGGTTCTGGTAAAGTATTAGCTGGTCTGATTAAAAAAATAAATCGTGATGTTACCGTATTATCTGCAGGTGATGTGGAATCAGTGAAAAGCGTTGCGGAAACATTAAAAGGAGAATAA
- the plsX gene encoding phosphate acyltransferase PlsX, whose translation MKIAVDAMGGDHAPKEIVLGVMKAVAQYKDIEILLFGDETKINEYLTDKTRVKIIHTDEKIESDDEPVRAVKRKKKASMVLAAQAVKDGEADACISAGNTGALMSTGLFVIGRIKGIDRPALAPTLPTVTGKGFVMLDLGANAEAKPEHLLQFGLMGSVYAEKVRKIDRPRVALLNIGTEETKGNDLTKKSFELMKNQDAYEFIGNIEARDLLMDVADVVVTDGFTGNMVLKSIEGTGAAFLSMLKMSLLNGFKNKVAASFLKKDLMELKAKMDYSEYGGACLFGVQAPVVKAHGSSNANGIFTTIRQVREMVEKQVVETIKAEVDKVKVGGTEAND comes from the coding sequence ATGAAAATTGCTGTAGATGCGATGGGTGGAGATCATGCACCAAAAGAAATTGTTTTAGGTGTTATGAAAGCTGTTGCCCAATATAAAGATATTGAAATTCTTCTTTTTGGAGACGAAACCAAAATAAATGAATATTTAACAGATAAAACACGCGTGAAAATCATACATACCGATGAAAAAATTGAAAGTGACGATGAACCAGTTCGTGCTGTCAAACGGAAGAAAAAAGCATCCATGGTTCTCGCTGCTCAAGCGGTAAAAGATGGAGAAGCAGACGCATGTATTTCAGCTGGTAATACAGGTGCACTTATGTCTACTGGACTTTTTGTTATCGGACGAATTAAAGGAATTGACCGTCCAGCCCTTGCACCAACGCTTCCAACCGTTACAGGAAAAGGTTTTGTTATGCTTGATTTAGGTGCAAATGCAGAAGCAAAACCAGAACATTTATTGCAATTTGGTTTAATGGGATCAGTTTATGCGGAAAAAGTGCGTAAAATTGATCGTCCACGTGTAGCTCTTTTAAACATCGGCACAGAAGAAACAAAAGGAAACGATTTAACGAAAAAATCATTTGAACTAATGAAAAACCAAGATGCGTATGAATTTATCGGCAACATCGAAGCGCGTGATTTATTAATGGATGTAGCAGATGTGGTTGTGACAGATGGATTTACAGGTAACATGGTACTCAAATCCATCGAAGGAACAGGAGCCGCTTTCCTAAGTATGTTAAAAATGAGCTTACTCAATGGTTTTAAAAATAAAGTTGCAGCAAGTTTCTTGAAAAAAGATTTAATGGAACTTAAAGCAAAAATGGATTACAGTGAATACGGTGGCGCATGCTTATTCGGTGTTCAAGCACCAGTCGTAAAAGCACATGGATCATCTAATGCAAACGGTATTTTCACCACTATCCGTCAAGTACGTGAAATGGTTGAAAAACAAGTCGTTGAAACAATTAAAGCAGAAGTAGATAAAGTAAAAGTAGGAGGAACAGAAGCAAATGACTAA
- the fapR gene encoding transcription factor FapR: protein MKKYSKKDRQMKLQVAIEENPFITDEQLAEKFGVSVQTIRLDRVALSIPELRERIKHVASVNYADAVKSLPIDEVIGEIIDIQLSKSAISIFDVRSEHVFKRNKIARGHHLFAQANSLATAVIPNELALTTQATVRFVRSVNEGERIIAKAKVRPATDNRAITIVDVKSYVGDELVLKGKFEMYHATQK from the coding sequence ATGAAAAAATATTCTAAAAAGGATCGACAAATGAAACTTCAAGTTGCTATTGAAGAAAATCCTTTCATAACAGATGAGCAGCTTGCAGAAAAGTTTGGGGTTAGTGTGCAAACCATTCGTTTAGACCGAGTAGCACTTTCTATTCCTGAACTCAGAGAGCGAATCAAACATGTTGCGAGTGTCAATTATGCCGACGCGGTTAAAAGTCTTCCCATTGATGAAGTGATTGGTGAAATTATTGATATCCAACTTAGCAAGAGTGCAATTTCCATTTTTGACGTGCGAAGTGAGCATGTTTTTAAACGAAATAAAATCGCTCGAGGGCATCATTTATTTGCCCAAGCTAATTCCTTAGCAACCGCAGTCATTCCAAATGAGCTTGCTTTAACTACTCAAGCAACCGTTCGCTTTGTCCGTTCTGTAAACGAAGGCGAACGCATCATTGCAAAAGCAAAAGTACGTCCAGCAACTGACAACAGAGCCATCACAATAGTAGATGTAAAAAGCTATGTTGGAGATGAACTTGTACTCAAAGGTAAGTTTGAAATGTATCACGCAACGCAAAAATGA
- the recG gene encoding ATP-dependent DNA helicase RecG: protein MSELKKIPTTEIKGIGEETAKTLKELGLSTVHDLLWNFPYRYEDYRLRDLSEVAHEERITVQGEILTEATVAFYGRKKSKLSFRVSTEGQVIKIDFFNQPYLKSKIIVGEIVTISGKWDKSRAQITASKIKLGAVENEEELEGVYRLKGTLRNKTMQKYTRLAFDSYSKDIEEVIPTNLLEKYQLIDRLEAVRILHFPKNNEELKQARRRMVYEEFLLFQLKMQFFRKIEREKSGGISINYDVEDLRHYIDSLPFPLTKAQKRVVNEICGDMLSHFHMNRLLQGDVGSGKTVVASIAMYAAAKSGFQSALMVPTEILAEQHANSLVELLQPFDITVGLLTSSVKGKRRRELLAMLENGSVDVLIGTHALIQDEVIYHRLGLVITDEQHRFGVAQRRILREKGEYPDVLFMTATPIPRTLAITAFGEMDVSIIDELPAGRKEIETYWVKHQMLDRVIGFMEKEIDKGHQVYIICPLIEESEKLDVQNAIDVFNILQNKWGTKYVPGLMHGKLLPADKEQIMRDFNDKKIDCLVSTTVVEVGVNVPNATMMVIYDADRFGLAQLHQLRGRVGRGADQSYCILIADPKTEVGKERMMIMSETNDGFVVSERDLELRGPGDFFGRKQSGVPEFKVADMVHDYRVLEIARQDAVHMIFEENMLENKVYAKLVALLEEEGVFTEQKLD, encoded by the coding sequence GTGAGTGAACTCAAAAAAATTCCGACAACTGAAATCAAAGGAATTGGTGAAGAAACAGCTAAAACTTTAAAAGAGCTAGGTTTATCAACCGTGCATGATTTGCTTTGGAACTTCCCGTACCGCTATGAAGATTATCGGTTGCGGGATTTATCCGAAGTGGCGCATGAAGAACGAATTACGGTTCAAGGTGAAATACTCACTGAAGCAACTGTCGCTTTTTACGGTCGAAAAAAATCTAAGCTCTCTTTCCGTGTGTCAACAGAAGGCCAAGTCATCAAAATCGATTTTTTCAACCAACCATATTTAAAAAGTAAAATAATAGTTGGAGAAATAGTGACGATTTCTGGTAAATGGGATAAAAGTCGCGCACAAATTACAGCCAGCAAAATAAAGCTAGGTGCTGTAGAAAATGAAGAAGAGCTAGAGGGCGTCTATAGATTAAAAGGAACCCTTCGTAATAAAACAATGCAAAAATATACGCGGCTAGCTTTTGATAGCTATAGTAAAGATATCGAGGAAGTTATCCCAACCAATTTGCTTGAAAAATATCAATTAATCGATCGTTTAGAAGCCGTGCGCATCCTTCATTTTCCAAAAAACAATGAGGAATTAAAGCAAGCAAGACGTCGGATGGTTTATGAGGAATTCTTGCTATTCCAATTGAAAATGCAGTTTTTCCGTAAAATAGAACGTGAAAAATCAGGTGGGATTTCGATTAATTATGATGTAGAAGATTTGCGCCATTACATTGATTCCTTACCATTCCCACTTACAAAAGCACAAAAACGTGTGGTAAATGAGATTTGCGGCGACATGTTATCACATTTCCATATGAATCGTTTGCTGCAAGGAGATGTTGGATCAGGGAAAACAGTGGTAGCATCCATTGCGATGTATGCCGCAGCTAAAAGTGGTTTTCAAAGTGCGCTCATGGTTCCAACCGAGATTTTAGCCGAACAACATGCGAATTCTTTAGTGGAACTGCTACAACCTTTTGACATTACAGTTGGTTTGCTCACAAGCAGTGTCAAAGGGAAACGACGTAGAGAACTACTAGCGATGCTTGAAAATGGTTCAGTAGATGTTTTAATTGGCACACATGCCTTAATCCAAGACGAAGTAATTTATCATCGACTTGGATTAGTTATTACAGATGAACAACATAGGTTTGGCGTAGCACAGAGGCGGATTCTTCGTGAAAAAGGGGAATATCCAGATGTGTTGTTTATGACTGCAACCCCAATTCCAAGAACCCTTGCAATCACAGCGTTTGGTGAAATGGACGTATCCATTATTGATGAACTCCCAGCTGGACGAAAAGAAATCGAAACTTATTGGGTAAAACACCAAATGCTAGATCGTGTCATCGGATTTATGGAAAAAGAGATTGACAAAGGGCACCAAGTTTACATTATATGTCCTTTAATTGAAGAATCTGAAAAACTCGATGTGCAAAATGCGATTGATGTTTTCAATATTTTGCAAAACAAATGGGGCACTAAATACGTTCCAGGTCTTATGCATGGAAAACTATTACCAGCAGATAAAGAACAAATCATGCGCGATTTTAATGATAAGAAAATTGACTGTCTTGTATCAACCACGGTAGTCGAAGTTGGTGTGAATGTTCCAAATGCTACGATGATGGTCATATACGATGCTGACCGTTTTGGTTTAGCGCAATTACATCAGCTGAGAGGGCGAGTTGGACGTGGGGCTGATCAGTCTTATTGTATTTTAATTGCTGATCCAAAAACGGAGGTAGGTAAAGAGCGGATGATGATTATGTCAGAAACGAATGATGGCTTTGTTGTCAGCGAACGCGACTTAGAACTTCGTGGACCAGGAGATTTCTTCGGCAGAAAACAAAGTGGCGTGCCAGAATTCAAAGTGGCTGATATGGTTCATGATTATCGCGTACTTGAAATAGCTCGCCAAGATGCCGTTCATATGATATTTGAAGAAAATATGTTAGAAAATAAAGTTTATGCTAAATTAGTGGCTCTTCTTGAAGAAGAAGGCGTCTTTACCGAACAAAAACTAGATTAA